Proteins from a genomic interval of Papaver somniferum cultivar HN1 chromosome 4, ASM357369v1, whole genome shotgun sequence:
- the LOC113273821 gene encoding major allergen Pru ar 1-like: MAVLTYNDEFSCPVAPHRLFHGLFMDAHNLMPKIMPVVKSVDFVSGDGGPGSIQQVNFVDGYQMKYLKNKLEFKDKENCAINYTAIESDSFGDMIDYISSEVKFDAAPGGGSKCTIKTTVCPKGDVVPDEETLKAGKEGHMQQYKAVIAHLIENPHLYA, encoded by the exons ATGGCTGTTCTCACATATAACGATGAGTTTTCCTGCCCCGTAGCCCCTCATAGGTTGTTCCATGGATTATTCATGGATGCTCACAATCTGATGCCTAAGATCATGCCGGTAGTCAAGAGTGTCGACTTTGTCTCAGGAGATGGTGGGCCAGGAAGCATTCAACAAGTTAACTTCGTCGATG GGTATCAAATGAAATATTTGAAGAACAAATTGGAATTCAAGGACAAAGAGAATTGTGCTATAAACTATACTGCCATTGAATCCGATTCCTTTGGTGATATGATCGATTACATTAGCAGCGAGGTTAAGTTCGATGCTGCCCCTGGTGGTGGTtcaaagtgtaccataaaaacaACTGTTTGCCCAAAAGGAGATGTTGTTCCTGATGAAGAAACACTCAAGGCAGGAAAAGAAGGACATATGCAGCAATACAAAGCTGTTATAGCTCATCTCATTGAGAACCCTCACCTTTATGCTTAA